A single genomic interval of Mucilaginibacter robiniae harbors:
- a CDS encoding acyltransferase family protein, with the protein MKERFEVLDIFRGIFASLVVLFHASAFSATPLINNSFIKHSDLFVDFFFILSGFVIAYSYQYITSGHDLKRFYSKRVYRLYPLHLAVLLVFIAIELLKGAASHYVHVNKLVNESNNLYTVLTNLLLLNSVKFPFVHDVSWNIASWSISAEMISYLLFGLTVAAINRSGLAKNRNAVYILVVFIAAGLLYFFTGNFKLTYNFDYGFLRGTTGFFIGVICYNTYQATKKIQSKLSSLTYHVLEPVLFFGTLVMVYYGGIYENQGFIYEILFFANVLLFASQKGWLSKWLMKSQLLHQTGKYSYSIYMTHTLMLSLFNIVFIRVLKFPPSAYSYLIILNYLLIYFVSAWTFKNIEMRFNQVPQQKGKKVWWLW; encoded by the coding sequence ATGAAAGAAAGGTTTGAAGTTTTAGATATTTTCAGGGGTATATTTGCAAGTTTAGTAGTTCTCTTTCATGCCAGTGCATTTTCGGCAACTCCATTAATAAATAACAGTTTTATTAAGCATTCCGACTTGTTTGTCGATTTCTTTTTTATTCTAAGCGGGTTCGTAATTGCTTACAGTTATCAATACATTACTTCAGGCCATGACTTAAAGCGTTTTTATTCAAAACGTGTTTACAGGCTTTATCCGTTACACTTGGCCGTATTATTGGTTTTTATTGCTATCGAGCTGTTAAAAGGAGCAGCTTCGCATTACGTACATGTAAATAAACTGGTTAATGAAAGCAATAACCTGTACACCGTATTGACCAACTTATTGCTGCTGAATTCTGTTAAGTTTCCTTTTGTGCATGATGTGAGCTGGAACATTGCCAGTTGGTCCATCAGTGCCGAAATGATTTCTTATTTGCTGTTCGGTTTAACGGTGGCTGCAATTAACCGTAGCGGTTTGGCGAAAAACAGAAATGCTGTTTACATTTTAGTAGTATTTATAGCAGCAGGTTTATTATACTTTTTTACAGGTAACTTCAAATTGACCTATAATTTTGATTATGGCTTTTTACGAGGAACAACAGGGTTCTTTATCGGTGTAATATGCTACAATACTTATCAAGCTACTAAAAAAATTCAAAGCAAATTATCGTCTTTAACCTACCATGTTTTGGAGCCGGTACTGTTTTTTGGTACACTGGTTATGGTGTATTATGGTGGTATTTATGAAAACCAAGGTTTTATATACGAAATATTGTTTTTTGCTAACGTGCTGTTGTTTGCTTCGCAAAAAGGATGGTTATCTAAATGGCTGATGAAATCACAATTATTACATCAAACCGGTAAATACTCTTATTCTATATACATGACACATACGCTAATGCTGAGCTTGTTCAATATCGTATTCATCCGCGTACTGAAGTTTCCGCCATCGGCATACAGTTATTTAATTATTTTAAATTATCTACTGATTTACTTTGTATCAGCCTGGACGTTCAAAAATATTGAGATGCGATTCAACCAAGTACCACAGCAAAAAGGTAAAAAGGTGTGGTGGTTATGGTAA
- a CDS encoding beta-1,6-N-acetylglucosaminyltransferase encodes MRIAHLILAHNNPKQLERLIKRLLFQDDVVYIHVDKKSDFESFAYLSQYNHVQFINKRVRVDWGCFNIVEATVNSFTEIMASGQHYDFVNLLSGCDYPLQTPQQIHNYLTQNPGKAFMSYLSIENEWQEALPRFTQYHFTNFHFPGNTRLGMLINSILKPKRKLPNQMVPVGRSQWFTVPAECIEYILQYWRKNPGFVRFMKLTWGADEFVFQTILYNSKYQSWMVNNNLRHMDWSLGGASPKTFTIADKSQLLASNKLYARKFDTNKDIEVLDCIDRKLESNPLTNSI; translated from the coding sequence ATGAGAATAGCTCATCTTATACTGGCACACAATAACCCGAAACAATTAGAACGATTAATAAAAAGGCTATTGTTTCAGGATGATGTGGTCTACATTCATGTAGATAAAAAGTCAGATTTTGAGAGCTTTGCTTATTTGAGCCAGTACAATCATGTTCAGTTCATCAACAAAAGGGTTCGTGTAGATTGGGGCTGCTTCAATATTGTAGAGGCCACGGTTAATAGCTTTACTGAAATTATGGCTTCAGGCCAGCACTATGACTTTGTGAATTTGCTGAGTGGCTGTGATTACCCACTGCAAACACCTCAGCAAATCCACAATTACTTAACACAAAACCCAGGCAAAGCTTTCATGAGTTATCTTTCAATCGAAAATGAATGGCAGGAAGCTTTACCCCGCTTTACACAATATCATTTTACGAACTTCCACTTTCCGGGTAATACCCGATTAGGGATGCTTATAAACAGCATATTGAAACCCAAACGAAAACTACCCAACCAAATGGTACCTGTAGGTCGCTCGCAATGGTTTACCGTACCGGCTGAGTGTATTGAATATATTTTACAATACTGGCGTAAAAACCCCGGCTTTGTACGGTTCATGAAACTTACCTGGGGTGCAGATGAGTTTGTATTTCAAACCATCTTATACAACTCTAAGTACCAGAGTTGGATGGTTAATAACAACTTACGCCACATGGATTGGTCATTAGGTGGTGCAAGCCCTAAAACTTTTACGATAGCAGATAAAAGCCAACTTTTAGCTTCCAATAAGCTTTACGCCCGAAAATTTGATACGAATAAAGATATTGAAGTGTTAGATTGTATTGATCGTAAACTAGAGTCTAATCCACTTACCAATTCAATCTAG
- a CDS encoding ATP-binding protein, with amino-acid sequence MQLFNFNHHPHALSPMVKEIMAHVQQLPYSITDDLPFKVKYIVTELLTNALKHSVAAQSSIHLSVNNGYLHIHKADEGAPLPILLKLAVTKTGQPILVGQDVLYRLYGIQEEKNRIKFIGEELECIIDVNQVTEHFGLQIITRMADEFIYQYDEPTNLFTVRIKLD; translated from the coding sequence ATGCAGCTTTTTAACTTTAACCATCATCCGCATGCCTTATCACCTATGGTGAAAGAGATTATGGCGCATGTGCAGCAATTGCCTTATAGTATAACGGATGATTTACCCTTTAAGGTAAAATATATCGTAACCGAACTACTCACGAATGCTTTAAAACATTCAGTTGCAGCGCAAAGCTCTATACACTTGAGCGTAAATAATGGCTATTTACATATTCATAAAGCGGATGAAGGTGCGCCATTACCTATATTGTTAAAGTTAGCAGTTACAAAAACTGGCCAGCCGATACTTGTTGGTCAAGATGTTTTATATCGGCTTTATGGAATTCAAGAAGAGAAGAATCGGATAAAGTTTATCGGAGAAGAGCTAGAATGTATTATTGATGTAAATCAAGTTACAGAACATTTTGGTTTACAAATAATTACTCGTATGGCTGATGAGTTTATATATCAGTATGATGAACCCACAAACCTATTTACCGTTAGAATAAAACTAGATTGA
- a CDS encoding STAS domain-containing protein: MISISKQANYLVATVNLTEANLHSSEIFKTELISLLNQYQQTIILDLEKITYVDSSFLGALVAVLKHALSLKLDVLLTGLQKDIYDLMKLIRLDKVFKIYKALPEAQYALQ, translated from the coding sequence ATGATTAGTATATCTAAACAAGCCAACTACTTGGTAGCTACTGTTAACCTTACAGAAGCTAATTTACATAGCTCCGAAATTTTTAAAACAGAGCTAATAAGCTTGCTTAATCAGTATCAACAAACTATTATACTTGATCTGGAAAAAATTACCTACGTTGATAGCTCTTTTTTAGGCGCATTGGTAGCTGTACTGAAACATGCTTTAAGCTTGAAACTTGATGTTTTACTTACCGGATTGCAAAAAGATATCTATGATTTAATGAAGCTAATCCGGTTAGATAAAGTGTTCAAGATTTACAAGGCTTTACCTGAAGCCCAATACGCATTGCAGTAA
- a CDS encoding PP2C family protein-serine/threonine phosphatase, producing MTASAPKNILLVDDNVLFLKLLKQAFRQAGLECHTAPSAQEALQWLKSNTPDAILSDYEMPGMNGLQFRRHLLKQSSLSDIPFIFLTAVTDTQLMTAGLSLQAVDYVVKNTPVPVIVAKLTNLLNTVDKQRQLSEQEIKKTAAALNIKAVPDNVPPSTDFAINFWHQDYQDIPGGDFIDFIEADERYLFIVLGDIMGKKWKAWFFTFSYLSYIRAAIRFGIMSQELSTAVILQKVNQIICYDQVLKDILSSLSLVRLDRQTGQLTYAGAGDLPLLHYHYDEGKYSQIQSSGLLLGLFPDGMYQETEIRLAEHDSLLLFTDGLIDYDTGDGSKSDYTHFANRITELLSTQSAFGNVKDDLLRQSDLWVDDASLIHIQKN from the coding sequence ATGACAGCAAGTGCCCCTAAAAATATTTTGTTGGTTGACGATAATGTGCTGTTTTTGAAATTATTAAAGCAGGCTTTTCGGCAAGCAGGATTGGAATGCCATACTGCACCATCGGCACAGGAGGCCTTGCAATGGTTGAAAAGTAATACGCCTGATGCAATCTTGTCTGATTATGAAATGCCGGGTATGAACGGACTCCAATTCAGACGTCACTTGTTGAAGCAGAGTTCGCTTAGCGATATCCCGTTCATTTTCTTAACTGCCGTAACAGATACACAATTAATGACTGCAGGGCTTAGCTTGCAAGCAGTAGATTATGTAGTAAAAAATACGCCGGTGCCAGTCATTGTAGCTAAGCTCACTAATTTGCTGAATACAGTTGATAAGCAAAGGCAGTTATCAGAACAAGAAATTAAAAAAACAGCTGCAGCCTTAAATATTAAAGCCGTACCTGATAATGTGCCACCATCAACAGATTTTGCCATCAACTTCTGGCACCAAGATTACCAGGATATTCCTGGTGGTGACTTTATTGATTTCATTGAGGCTGACGAACGCTATTTGTTTATTGTGCTGGGCGATATTATGGGTAAAAAGTGGAAAGCCTGGTTTTTTACTTTTAGCTACTTAAGCTATATACGTGCAGCCATCCGCTTTGGCATCATGAGTCAGGAGTTATCAACAGCGGTGATATTGCAAAAAGTAAATCAAATTATTTGCTATGATCAGGTTCTGAAAGATATTCTATCCAGCCTTTCACTTGTTCGGCTCGACCGGCAAACAGGGCAACTTACTTATGCTGGTGCAGGCGATTTGCCTTTGTTACATTATCATTATGATGAGGGCAAGTACAGTCAAATTCAATCTTCAGGTTTACTACTAGGGCTGTTCCCTGACGGCATGTACCAGGAAACAGAAATCAGGTTAGCGGAACATGATAGTTTATTGCTGTTTACTGATGGTTTGATTGATTATGATACCGGTGATGGCAGTAAAAGTGATTACACGCATTTCGCTAACCGTATAACTGAATTATTAAGTACCCAATCTGCCTTCGGCAACGTAAAAGATGATTTACTGCGGCAATCTGACCTGTGGGTAGATGATGCCAGTTTGATACACATCCAAAAAAATTAA
- a CDS encoding glycosyltransferase family 2 protein: MKSVSIITVNYNQSYVTEQLLSSIYATNTYAAMEIIVVDNASKENPVPAWKDKYPELTFIRSETNLGFAGGNNLGVKAASGDYLFFVNNDTEFTTNLVSTLVKVLDEHDKVGMVSPKIRYFDQPSMLQYVGFTPMNYYTMRNRCIGQFETDNGQYDHTAGTTGYIHGAAMMVRREAMEKGGLMAENFFLYYEEMDWCDHIRRAGYQIWFEPSALIYHKESVSVGRVSGLKEYFMNRNRLLFIRRNAPLTARLFFYTYFTLLVVPRNIINYARKGYKGFTSLLLRAIWWNITESKDSKNLGYPF, from the coding sequence ATGAAAAGTGTTAGCATCATTACGGTTAATTACAACCAAAGTTACGTTACCGAACAACTTTTATCCTCTATTTATGCTACTAACACCTACGCGGCTATGGAAATTATTGTGGTAGATAATGCCAGCAAAGAAAACCCAGTACCCGCCTGGAAGGATAAATACCCCGAGCTCACCTTTATAAGATCGGAAACCAATTTGGGCTTTGCAGGAGGTAACAACTTGGGCGTTAAAGCAGCTAGCGGCGATTACCTGTTCTTTGTGAATAATGACACTGAATTTACGACCAATCTAGTTTCCACATTAGTTAAGGTTTTAGATGAACATGACAAGGTGGGTATGGTATCACCCAAAATCAGGTATTTTGATCAACCGAGCATGCTGCAATACGTGGGCTTTACTCCCATGAACTACTATACCATGCGCAATCGGTGTATTGGTCAGTTTGAAACTGATAATGGCCAGTATGATCATACAGCAGGCACAACCGGTTATATACATGGTGCCGCCATGATGGTACGCCGCGAAGCAATGGAGAAAGGCGGATTGATGGCTGAAAACTTCTTCTTGTATTATGAAGAGATGGATTGGTGCGATCACATCCGCCGGGCAGGTTACCAAATTTGGTTTGAGCCTTCGGCATTGATTTACCATAAAGAATCAGTATCGGTGGGGCGGGTAAGCGGCTTGAAAGAATACTTTATGAACCGTAACCGTCTGTTGTTTATACGGCGTAACGCACCGCTTACAGCACGCTTATTTTTCTACACCTATTTTACGTTGCTCGTAGTACCACGCAATATCATCAATTATGCCCGTAAGGGTTACAAAGGTTTCACCAGCCTGTTATTACGTGCCATATGGTGGAACATCACGGAAAGTAAAGACAGCAAAAATTTAGGATATCCTTTTTAA
- a CDS encoding glycosyltransferase family 2 protein has protein sequence MKILLWLSLFIVFYAFFGYGILLFVIIKIKRILRGKPVIPTVTHDNQLPTCTLVVAAYNEESFMPEKIQNTLALHYPAGKLNFVFITDGSSDRTPDIIAAYPQITLLHRPERRGKIAAVHRAMNAVNSDVVVFTDANTYLNTDALINICRHYQDANVGAVAGEKRVMVDETADATAGEGFYWKYESKLKTWDSELYTVVGAAGELFSIKTQLYKPVSETAILDDFMISLLVAKDGYRVIYEPNAYAQETSSANVQEELKRKIRIAAGGLQSIIWLKSLLNFFRTPLLSFQYISHRVLRWTVVPFLMLFALALNIAIVIDGGNWLYQLLLAGQVAFYTMALAGWLLEQRKVKVKLLFIPYYFCMMNYAVIRGIFRYFAGTQSAAWEKAQRKQVIVNS, from the coding sequence ATGAAGATACTACTTTGGCTTAGCCTGTTTATTGTTTTTTATGCCTTTTTTGGTTACGGCATATTGTTATTTGTTATTATTAAGATAAAACGTATACTGCGGGGTAAACCTGTAATACCTACGGTTACTCATGATAATCAGCTACCTACTTGCACTCTGGTAGTAGCGGCTTACAATGAAGAAAGCTTCATGCCTGAAAAAATACAGAACACACTGGCTCTGCACTATCCGGCAGGCAAGCTCAACTTTGTATTTATTACCGATGGCTCATCAGACCGTACTCCTGATATTATTGCTGCTTACCCGCAAATCACTTTGTTACACCGGCCTGAGCGGCGGGGTAAAATAGCTGCGGTGCACCGTGCTATGAATGCTGTAAACAGCGACGTAGTGGTATTTACCGATGCTAATACGTACTTGAATACCGATGCTCTAATTAACATTTGCCGGCATTATCAAGATGCAAACGTTGGTGCTGTAGCTGGCGAAAAACGTGTTATGGTAGATGAAACAGCCGATGCTACGGCCGGTGAAGGTTTTTATTGGAAGTATGAATCAAAACTAAAAACCTGGGACTCGGAGTTATACACCGTTGTAGGTGCAGCAGGTGAATTATTCAGTATTAAAACTCAATTATATAAGCCTGTATCAGAAACTGCCATTCTGGATGATTTTATGATTTCGTTACTAGTAGCTAAAGATGGTTATCGAGTAATTTACGAACCTAATGCTTATGCTCAGGAAACCTCATCAGCCAATGTACAGGAAGAACTTAAACGTAAAATACGCATTGCTGCGGGTGGCTTGCAATCTATTATTTGGCTCAAAAGCTTACTTAATTTTTTCCGCACACCTTTACTCTCCTTCCAGTACATCAGTCACCGCGTATTGCGCTGGACGGTAGTTCCCTTCTTAATGCTGTTCGCCTTAGCACTAAACATTGCTATTGTAATAGATGGTGGTAATTGGTTGTACCAATTATTATTAGCCGGACAGGTTGCATTTTACACCATGGCCTTAGCCGGATGGTTGCTGGAGCAACGCAAGGTTAAAGTGAAATTGCTTTTTATTCCCTATTACTTCTGCATGATGAATTACGCCGTAATTCGAGGCATATTCCGCTATTTTGCTGGTACACAAAGTGCCGCATGGGAAAAAGCTCAACGTAAACAAGTTATAGTAAACAGTTAA
- a CDS encoding acyltransferase: MSLKESIKNNPSLKKLVHRLLIPQGEARPRLWVKYLVNPILHKHGKGSKVRRRTRIDVLPFNRFELGKNSVIEDFCTINNGVGDVLIGDNSLIGMSNVIIGPVTIGNNVIFAQNIVVSALNHEYRDINVPIQAQNVITAPIVVEDDCWIAANAVITAGTTIGKHSVVAANAVVTKSIPPYSVAAGNPAKVIKRYDFEKQEWVRC; encoded by the coding sequence ATGTCATTAAAAGAATCGATTAAGAATAATCCGTCATTAAAAAAGCTGGTGCACCGCTTGCTTATTCCACAAGGCGAAGCAAGGCCCAGGTTGTGGGTTAAGTACCTGGTGAACCCTATATTACATAAACATGGCAAAGGTTCTAAAGTACGGCGACGCACCCGAATAGATGTACTGCCTTTTAACCGGTTTGAATTAGGCAAGAACTCCGTTATTGAAGATTTTTGCACCATTAATAATGGGGTTGGCGATGTACTCATTGGCGATAATTCTCTCATCGGTATGAGTAACGTAATTATTGGCCCCGTAACCATTGGCAACAACGTTATATTTGCACAAAACATTGTAGTAAGCGCCTTAAACCATGAGTACCGAGATATTAACGTACCCATACAAGCTCAAAATGTAATTACCGCACCCATTGTTGTGGAAGATGATTGCTGGATAGCTGCTAATGCGGTTATTACAGCCGGTACCACCATTGGCAAACATAGTGTTGTAGCTGCTAATGCTGTAGTTACTAAAAGCATTCCACCCTACTCAGTAGCTGCAGGTAATCCGGCTAAGGTTATCAAACGATATGACTTTGAAAAACAAGAATGGGTAAGATGTTAA
- a CDS encoding sugar transferase, which translates to MSADTLTAKRQVIALINLDDELTISINECDFQDRQLMHFKNGMQMFTAWEAGDLNIAAIISQDEVLASSGITLLETFQKNGLNNVPFFLIVNHFNSNLRRLALNAGIADVFKLPVKTKNIETRVNFMIDRWGDLKNNIQQQATAAYSIPSNKRAFDIIFSGFALLCLSPIFLLIYILIKLESKGPAFYYSLRVGTGYQVFKFYKFRSMYVNADQRLKDLKHLNQYDTDAAAKTEKKVEENTAHLCAECQGAGKCQFPIYADKVHWCEKEYMDSKKHNAGSAFFKIKNDPRITRVGNFIRNTSIDELPQLWNVFIGDMSIVGNRPLPLYEAEKLTTDKYALRFHAPAGITGLWQVEKRGKGDMSEEERLMLDNVYAQNHSLGKDIKLILKTIPALLQKENV; encoded by the coding sequence ATGAGTGCAGATACGTTGACCGCTAAAAGGCAAGTTATTGCCTTAATTAATCTTGATGATGAACTGACGATCTCTATAAACGAATGTGATTTTCAGGACAGGCAATTGATGCATTTTAAAAATGGTATGCAGATGTTTACAGCTTGGGAAGCTGGCGATCTGAACATTGCAGCCATTATCTCTCAGGATGAGGTATTAGCCTCATCAGGTATAACATTGTTGGAAACGTTTCAAAAAAATGGCTTAAACAACGTTCCATTCTTTTTGATTGTTAATCATTTTAACAGCAATCTGCGTAGGTTGGCACTTAACGCCGGCATTGCCGATGTTTTCAAACTGCCAGTTAAAACTAAAAATATTGAAACCAGGGTCAACTTCATGATTGACCGTTGGGGTGACTTAAAAAATAATATCCAGCAGCAAGCTACAGCAGCTTATAGCATACCATCTAATAAGCGCGCGTTTGATATTATCTTTTCAGGCTTTGCGTTATTGTGCCTTTCTCCTATTTTTTTACTGATTTATATCTTAATCAAACTGGAATCGAAAGGGCCGGCTTTTTATTACTCACTACGGGTAGGTACCGGTTATCAAGTGTTTAAATTCTACAAGTTTAGGTCGATGTATGTAAATGCAGATCAGCGTTTGAAAGACTTAAAACACCTAAACCAATATGATACAGATGCGGCAGCAAAGACTGAGAAAAAAGTAGAAGAAAATACCGCTCATCTATGTGCTGAGTGTCAGGGCGCAGGTAAATGTCAGTTCCCGATATATGCTGATAAAGTGCATTGGTGCGAGAAAGAATATATGGATAGTAAAAAGCATAATGCCGGTTCCGCATTCTTTAAAATCAAGAACGATCCGCGTATAACCCGTGTAGGTAACTTTATCCGTAATACCAGTATTGATGAACTCCCTCAACTCTGGAATGTATTTATTGGAGATATGAGTATTGTAGGTAACCGGCCTTTACCTTTATATGAAGCTGAAAAGTTAACGACTGATAAATATGCTTTACGCTTTCATGCACCTGCTGGCATTACTGGTTTATGGCAGGTTGAAAAGCGGGGTAAAGGTGACATGAGCGAAGAAGAACGTTTAATGCTCGACAATGTTTATGCTCAAAACCACAGTTTAGGCAAGGATATAAAACTTATACTGAAAACCATTCCGGCACTGCTACAGAAGGAAAACGTTTAA
- a CDS encoding response regulator transcription factor, with product MGFSDTAQAKILVIEDDNYMQLILKKFLSKAYEIEICPTALDALSFLQNGNIPDLVISDLNTPNLSGLDFIKQIQSSDFFKSIPVIIVSGEDSSEVRVRCLNTGADDFIVKPFNPAELEARVRVILRRIGK from the coding sequence ATGGGATTCTCCGATACCGCTCAGGCCAAAATCTTGGTTATTGAAGATGATAATTATATGCAATTGATACTCAAAAAGTTTTTGAGTAAAGCTTACGAAATTGAAATATGTCCGACCGCGTTGGATGCCTTATCATTTTTGCAAAATGGTAACATCCCTGATTTGGTTATATCAGACTTAAATACTCCTAATTTAAGTGGATTGGACTTTATTAAACAAATTCAAAGTAGTGATTTTTTTAAATCTATTCCGGTTATTATCGTATCAGGTGAAGACAGTTCAGAGGTGAGAGTAAGATGCTTAAATACCGGTGCAGATGATTTCATCGTAAAGCCTTTTAACCCGGCCGAACTGGAAGCACGCGTTAGAGTTATATTGAGAAGAATAGGAAAATAA
- a CDS encoding glycosyltransferase family 2 protein, with product MRPLQIPAYIVNYITGTTQPQPEQVKEAYNQLYKGTPEVSIVMPAYNEESTIVPTLASLCSNITGRSVEIVVVNNNSKDNTEALVKACGVKCILETTQGITPARNTGLAQATGKYILNADADTIYPKDWIEEMIKPLADESKKVAITYGRFAFVPVGSTGRFTYFFYEYVADLTRFYNKLFKSEAVNVYGFNSGFRREQGLQVDGFNHPPGTNEDGYLALKLKGKGFGKLYRVTRPNAIVWTTDRRIQIDGGLWKGIIKRIKRLFNI from the coding sequence ATGAGACCCTTGCAGATACCAGCCTATATCGTTAACTACATAACAGGCACTACGCAACCCCAGCCCGAACAGGTAAAGGAAGCTTATAACCAATTGTATAAAGGTACACCCGAAGTATCAATAGTAATGCCGGCTTATAATGAAGAAAGCACCATTGTGCCTACATTAGCCTCACTTTGTAGTAATATAACCGGCAGATCGGTAGAGATAGTAGTAGTCAACAACAACTCAAAAGATAATACAGAAGCTTTGGTAAAAGCGTGTGGGGTAAAATGTATTCTGGAAACTACTCAAGGTATTACACCTGCGCGTAATACAGGGTTGGCACAAGCTACGGGTAAGTATATATTAAATGCTGATGCAGACACCATTTATCCGAAAGATTGGATTGAGGAAATGATAAAGCCTCTGGCTGATGAAAGTAAAAAAGTGGCTATTACTTACGGCCGCTTTGCTTTTGTTCCGGTAGGGAGTACCGGGCGGTTTACCTACTTTTTTTATGAGTACGTAGCCGATTTAACACGTTTTTATAACAAGTTGTTTAAATCTGAAGCAGTTAACGTGTATGGTTTCAATTCAGGTTTCAGGCGCGAACAAGGGTTGCAGGTTGATGGCTTTAACCATCCACCGGGCACCAATGAAGATGGTTACCTGGCCTTGAAGCTGAAAGGGAAAGGCTTTGGTAAATTATACCGCGTTACACGCCCTAATGCTATTGTATGGACAACAGACCGCCGAATACAGATTGATGGTGGCTTATGGAAAGGTATTATTAAGCGTATAAAGCGATTGTTTAATATTTAA
- the surE gene encoding 5'/3'-nucleotidase SurE, translating to MKKQKPTILVVNDDGITAPGIKALINVMKELGRVVVVAPDSPQSGMGHAITIGKPLRLDQVEIYADTEMYRCSGTPADCVKMAKSIIFKGSKPDLCVSGINHGLNNSINVLYSGTLSAAVEGAIEGIPSIGFSLDDYTLQANFEPCLKYIKNIAEQVLTNGLPPATLLNVNFPNKADLKGVKICRQAHAKWAEEFDERVDPHGRPYYWLTGVFELNDNGEDTDVWALENNYVSVVPVQFDMTAHHAIPLLNNWVFTN from the coding sequence ATGAAAAAGCAGAAGCCTACTATTTTGGTTGTGAATGATGATGGCATTACTGCCCCGGGCATTAAAGCCTTAATTAACGTAATGAAGGAACTGGGAAGAGTTGTTGTGGTAGCGCCCGACAGCCCTCAATCGGGTATGGGGCATGCCATTACTATCGGTAAACCTTTACGACTAGACCAAGTTGAAATATATGCCGATACTGAAATGTATAGATGCTCGGGTACACCGGCCGATTGTGTAAAAATGGCAAAAAGCATCATATTCAAAGGTTCAAAACCGGATTTGTGCGTATCGGGCATAAATCATGGTTTAAACAACTCGATTAATGTTTTATACTCCGGCACCCTATCCGCGGCAGTTGAAGGGGCTATTGAGGGTATACCATCTATAGGCTTTTCATTAGATGATTACACCTTACAGGCTAACTTTGAGCCGTGTCTGAAGTATATAAAGAATATTGCCGAGCAGGTGCTTACTAATGGCTTGCCACCGGCTACCCTGCTGAATGTAAATTTCCCGAACAAGGCAGACCTGAAAGGCGTAAAGATATGTCGCCAAGCCCATGCCAAGTGGGCAGAGGAATTTGACGAACGAGTTGATCCGCACGGCAGGCCTTACTATTGGTTAACCGGAGTATTCGAATTAAATGATAATGGTGAAGATACTGACGTTTGGGCGCTGGAAAACAATTATGTATCGGTAGTACCGGTACAATTTGATATGACAGCTCATCATGCCATACCACTATTGAATAATTGGGTGTTTACAAACTAA